The Desmonostoc muscorum LEGE 12446 genome includes a region encoding these proteins:
- a CDS encoding phage tail protein → MAGEYVVASVFYFEADGITEKFVQSVTGLGAKNNATKGVRGSSKNGKTMRQNLPGQAEFNNVTITMNYNGDESLHRWFLACSEDGKPRQWDENRKAISVVGYTQDKKTEVIRYNLKACFPESYTGPEFDVSKNDPATEKIEVSIEGYEIIAQQKEVKAG, encoded by the coding sequence ATGGCTGGAGAATATGTAGTCGCCTCTGTATTCTATTTTGAAGCAGATGGCATCACTGAAAAATTCGTTCAATCAGTTACCGGATTGGGAGCAAAAAATAATGCCACCAAAGGCGTTAGAGGCTCAAGTAAAAATGGTAAGACAATGCGTCAAAATCTTCCTGGACAGGCTGAGTTTAATAATGTCACAATTACCATGAATTACAATGGTGACGAAAGCCTACACAGATGGTTTTTAGCTTGTAGCGAAGATGGAAAACCTCGTCAATGGGATGAAAACCGCAAAGCTATTTCAGTTGTTGGTTATACCCAAGATAAGAAAACTGAAGTAATCCGTTATAACCTGAAAGCTTGTTTCCCCGAATCATATACAGGTCCAGAATTCGATGTGTCGAAAAATGACCCTGCAACAGAGAAGATTGAAGTTTCGATTGAGGGTTATGAAATCATCGCACAGCAAAAAGAAGTAAAAGCAGGCTAA
- a CDS encoding phage tail sheath family protein translates to MARLDYFAPGVYIEEFDRGSRPIEGVSTAVAGFVGFTEDVRDDAELFKPMLVTNWTQYLNYFARPNSDGFTDFNAYLPFAVYGYFMNGGGRCWVTSIGTQLPGAPKPANPEPANIRINSRGNRPALRFTLRPEQAAGGLVNIIIIDGSPRALPEGTEGEAPPNTGEYFTIQIRRGDELLEQYENLTMNREPGQVATYALAALRNSMYVIVEDITQSGQPLTRRPVNGQYELAPPIVATPPDRFSRDLEGVRDDRTGVRGIFEIDEITMLACPDLMRAYQEQVLNLDQVHGIMELMISMCEGSASGDIPNPPNRMVVLDAPPDAVKPQHVVDWLNRFNRRSMFAALYYPWIKVPNPRDRGNPILVPPCGHVMGVWARTDETRGVYKAPANEVPRGVIGLGYDTNFREQELLNPLGINCIRSFPNRGIRIWGARTLVEPDKTEWRYISVRRLISYLEKSIELGTQWVVFEPNDQDLWARVRRTVSNFLERIWREGALFGDSPEQAFYVKCDAELNPPETIILGRLYVEIGVCPVRPAEFVIFRISQWNALDEQ, encoded by the coding sequence ATGGCTCGACTTGATTACTTTGCTCCTGGTGTTTATATTGAAGAATTTGACCGAGGGAGCCGACCGATTGAAGGTGTTAGCACAGCAGTTGCCGGTTTTGTCGGTTTTACAGAAGATGTTCGAGATGATGCTGAGCTATTTAAGCCGATGCTGGTGACGAATTGGACGCAATATCTCAACTATTTTGCTCGTCCTAATTCTGATGGGTTCACCGATTTCAACGCTTATTTACCCTTTGCAGTCTACGGCTACTTCATGAATGGTGGCGGTCGCTGCTGGGTAACTAGCATCGGTACTCAATTACCAGGGGCACCCAAACCCGCAAATCCTGAACCTGCTAACATCCGAATCAACTCTCGTGGCAATCGTCCAGCCTTGCGCTTTACTTTGCGCCCCGAACAAGCAGCAGGCGGATTAGTAAATATTATTATTATCGATGGTTCTCCTCGTGCTTTACCTGAAGGTACTGAAGGAGAAGCTCCTCCAAATACCGGGGAATACTTCACCATCCAGATTCGTCGGGGAGATGAGCTTTTAGAGCAATACGAAAACTTGACCATGAACCGCGAACCTGGTCAGGTTGCGACTTATGCGCTGGCGGCTTTGAGAAATTCCATGTATGTCATCGTAGAAGACATTACTCAAAGCGGACAGCCTTTAACTCGGCGTCCGGTTAACGGCCAGTACGAACTAGCACCGCCCATTGTTGCCACTCCACCGGATAGATTTTCACGAGATTTAGAAGGGGTACGGGACGATCGCACCGGGGTACGCGGTATTTTTGAAATTGATGAAATCACAATGCTGGCTTGTCCTGATTTGATGCGGGCTTATCAAGAGCAAGTGCTGAATTTGGATCAAGTCCACGGCATCATGGAACTGATGATTAGCATGTGCGAAGGTTCCGCCAGTGGTGATATTCCTAATCCACCCAACCGCATGGTTGTACTTGATGCACCACCGGACGCTGTTAAACCTCAACATGTGGTTGATTGGTTGAATAGATTTAACCGTCGTTCGATGTTTGCCGCCCTTTATTATCCTTGGATCAAAGTTCCAAATCCACGCGATCGCGGTAATCCCATTTTAGTACCTCCTTGCGGTCATGTGATGGGTGTTTGGGCACGCACCGACGAAACTAGAGGAGTTTACAAAGCACCTGCAAATGAAGTACCCAGAGGCGTAATTGGTTTGGGTTACGACACCAACTTCCGCGAACAGGAACTATTGAACCCCCTTGGTATCAACTGCATTCGCAGCTTCCCAAATCGAGGTATCCGCATCTGGGGTGCGCGTACTTTAGTTGAGCCAGATAAAACAGAGTGGCGTTATATCAGCGTCCGGCGGTTGATTAGTTATCTAGAAAAATCAATTGAACTAGGCACTCAATGGGTAGTTTTTGAACCCAACGACCAAGATTTGTGGGCGCGTGTCCGACGTACCGTCAGTAACTTTTTAGAGCGAATTTGGCGTGAGGGTGCTTTATTTGGGGATTCACCAGAACAAGCATTTTATGTGAAATGCGATGCCGAATTGAATCCACCAGAAACCATAATTTTAGGTCGTTTGTATGTCGAAATAGGTGTTTGTCCCGTTAGACCAGCGGAGTTTGTCATCTTCCGCATCAGTCAATGGAATGCACTTGATGAGCAATAG
- a CDS encoding TauD/TfdA dioxygenase family protein, with amino-acid sequence MSNKHIEVKPVAGFIGAEISGVDLSRPLHDDAIKEIRQTLLKWKVVFFRGQNIDHAAQIAFTSRFGEVTYAHPHEDEPIEGFSQILPIDRSRYEKRNGLRRSSYESRWHTDVTAVVNPPAASILRAVNVPSIGGDTQWTNLVAAYEGLSAPLRALADTLKAEHRFNARLNLPSNSKIAQRIAANPLVSIHPVVRVHPETGERALFVNPGFTSHILDVSRQESDLLLELFFNQITKPAYTTRFRWNNGDIAFWDNRATSHLAPQDLDHIEVERVLYRTTITGDVPVGVDGFRSQVVEGEAFSSELPTILKNKAQKIEAQPVLS; translated from the coding sequence ATGAGCAACAAGCACATTGAAGTCAAACCAGTAGCTGGTTTTATCGGTGCCGAAATCAGCGGCGTGGATCTTTCGCGTCCTTTGCACGATGATGCAATCAAAGAAATTCGTCAAACACTATTGAAGTGGAAAGTTGTGTTCTTTCGCGGTCAGAACATCGACCATGCTGCACAAATCGCGTTCACATCTCGTTTTGGCGAAGTGACCTACGCACATCCACATGAGGATGAGCCTATTGAAGGTTTCTCACAAATCCTGCCTATTGACCGCAGCCGCTACGAGAAGCGCAACGGCCTGCGCCGTTCCAGCTACGAGAGCCGCTGGCACACCGATGTGACAGCTGTTGTCAATCCCCCTGCGGCATCAATTTTGCGTGCGGTTAACGTTCCCAGCATCGGTGGCGATACACAGTGGACTAATCTGGTTGCAGCTTACGAGGGTCTGTCAGCACCTCTGCGGGCGCTCGCAGACACATTGAAAGCTGAACATCGCTTTAATGCGCGTTTGAATCTGCCCAGCAACAGCAAGATCGCCCAGCGCATCGCAGCCAATCCTTTGGTCTCCATCCATCCTGTGGTTCGGGTTCATCCGGAGACAGGTGAGCGTGCGTTATTCGTTAACCCTGGCTTCACCTCACACATTCTTGACGTGTCACGACAAGAGAGTGACCTGCTGCTTGAGTTGTTCTTCAACCAGATCACCAAGCCGGCCTACACCACCCGCTTCCGCTGGAACAATGGTGACATCGCTTTCTGGGACAACCGCGCCACCTCGCATTTAGCCCCTCAGGATCTGGATCATATAGAAGTTGAGCGTGTACTGTACCGCACCACCATCACAGGCGACGTTCCAGTTGGAGTTGATGGTTTCCGCTCCCAAGTGGTTGAAGGTGAAGCGTTCAGCAGCGAATTACCAACCATCTTGAAGAATAAAGCCCAGAAAATAGAAGCTCAACCAGTGCTTTCATAA
- a CDS encoding ribosomal maturation YjgA family protein, whose amino-acid sequence MSLLTNIRWRTILSLVIILPIGLLYSHYRYSTGWLNQEVGGIFYEIFWCLFAFLFITTHSSVWQIPLWVLVITCLLEFMQLWHPPFLNSVRSFWWGKMLIGSAFTWADFPYYFIGSGLGWLWLRLCVRGVKLK is encoded by the coding sequence ATGTCACTACTTACAAACATTCGCTGGCGAACTATTCTTTCTCTGGTTATTATTCTCCCCATTGGACTTTTATACAGCCACTATCGCTATTCTACTGGGTGGTTAAACCAAGAGGTAGGAGGAATTTTTTATGAGATATTTTGGTGCTTGTTCGCCTTTCTATTTATCACCACTCACTCTTCAGTTTGGCAAATCCCTTTATGGGTATTGGTAATTACTTGCTTGTTGGAGTTTATGCAATTGTGGCATCCCCCATTTCTAAATTCGGTACGTTCATTTTGGTGGGGAAAAATGTTAATTGGTAGTGCCTTCACTTGGGCAGATTTTCCCTATTATTTTATTGGGAGTGGTTTAGGATGGCTGTGGTTGCGGCTTTGCGTTCGGGGAGTAAAGCTCAAATAA
- a CDS encoding Pvc16 family protein: MLIFVLQTLAEILAGGTSLTSTEQIDFSHPSNRREEGAGPTLNLYIYDIRESKQFQQAGRQVERNITRHLQAGIVNWAPVWFDVSLLLTAWDRTTLGEHHFLSEALRVLMRHRALEEEFLVPELRGYGSLPMMVGLQPSVEPGSLWSALNVPLRSALYLTLTVPLDTQSTTVPLVWERIFDLRNQMHGNGNGSTQIMSRRVVIAGVVKSATKNLPLMGAKVTLLRSKKFMESNKEGLFFFENLEMGNYVLNIDCPGYLPQNVNALVDDQSHTFKEIFLTPE, encoded by the coding sequence ATGCTTATCTTCGTTCTTCAAACTTTAGCGGAAATTTTAGCTGGAGGAACTTCACTTACCAGTACAGAGCAGATTGACTTCAGCCATCCCAGTAATCGCAGGGAAGAAGGAGCCGGTCCGACTCTCAATTTATACATTTATGACATTCGTGAGAGTAAGCAGTTCCAACAGGCCGGAAGGCAAGTTGAACGTAATATTACACGCCATCTGCAAGCCGGCATCGTCAATTGGGCACCTGTTTGGTTTGATGTTTCGCTGCTATTAACAGCTTGGGATAGGACGACTTTAGGCGAGCATCACTTCCTCAGTGAAGCATTGAGGGTACTTATGCGCCATCGAGCTTTAGAGGAGGAGTTTTTAGTTCCGGAATTGCGGGGCTATGGTAGTTTGCCAATGATGGTTGGACTACAACCGTCAGTTGAGCCTGGCAGCTTATGGAGCGCTCTTAATGTACCTTTGCGTTCAGCCTTATATTTAACACTCACCGTACCTCTTGATACCCAATCTACCACAGTACCTTTAGTTTGGGAGCGAATTTTCGATCTGCGAAATCAAATGCACGGGAACGGTAATGGTAGCACCCAAATTATGAGCAGGCGCGTAGTAATTGCAGGTGTTGTCAAGAGTGCAACGAAAAATCTGCCATTAATGGGGGCAAAAGTTACTTTGCTGCGAAGTAAAAAATTCATGGAAAGCAATAAAGAAGGGCTGTTCTTTTTTGAAAACCTTGAGATGGGTAACTATGTTTTAAATATAGATTGTCCTGGCTATTTACCCCAGAATGTTAATGCATTGGTAGATGACCAAAGTCATACTTTCAAAGAGATATTTCTAACTCCTGAATAA
- a CDS encoding phage tail protein, with protein MAEIPEFLTNYRFFLRLDIGKNDSDGYFLECQGFKRTQEVIEICEVTSQKWGTASKGKAVRTKLPGNAKSGNITLRKGLNKSKDLWKWFEEVETGKWAEKREFISLSIYDQASGEQARFELAGAWPTSYKIADVNANSHEVEIEELEIAFEEFKRVQ; from the coding sequence ATGGCTGAAATACCTGAATTTCTCACAAATTATCGTTTCTTTTTAAGATTAGACATAGGCAAAAATGATAGCGATGGCTATTTTTTAGAATGCCAAGGCTTCAAAAGAACCCAGGAAGTAATTGAAATTTGTGAAGTAACTTCTCAAAAATGGGGGACTGCTTCAAAAGGTAAAGCCGTTAGAACTAAACTTCCTGGCAATGCTAAGAGTGGCAATATTACTCTGCGTAAAGGTTTGAACAAATCCAAAGATTTATGGAAGTGGTTTGAAGAAGTTGAAACAGGTAAGTGGGCCGAAAAACGTGAATTTATTTCTTTATCTATTTACGATCAAGCATCTGGAGAACAAGCTAGATTTGAATTAGCTGGTGCTTGGCCTACTAGTTACAAAATTGCTGATGTCAACGCTAACAGTCATGAAGTAGAAATTGAGGAGTTGGAGATTGCTTTTGAGGAATTTAAACGCGTGCAATAA
- a CDS encoding FHA domain-containing protein: protein MKVKVSYSPTLSEINEVDLTIDTTTRGEWLVGRSPDSDLVLESPDVSRLHAKFFVKSGTYYFSDLGSRNGSIVNGKQAEKDRPYILNDGDVIRIADYVLIMEAIAPLAEQLPETVFRIIDPSLFSRPRSPENVSTPNVASPAPEVVSEVITPISNEVETPEISEISEVASTQTDDDIPAVEVTSPENIVQPPEVLHDVRNDIVDLRTLVVEEEVTPDVEEVEVAEVSEAEPDEAIATPENVIETSEEESTPKQAPHHEVTDFDAELEAALEAEVTYVQPRDIPDNFVPQAIEERDAELEAALEAEVTFVQPRDIFNQVPQESAVPQATHEEAVNLDTPVTTEDTPDVDEVVSDVTPETTEVVSDVTPETTEVVSDVDSQHQDTSSEVPEETSDELVNLDTPVTTEDTADVDEVETDETVSEVPEVLTPPDDNLPQVFSNQYVDLSDTTTEEVNVSEVSDAGDIESLEPVESEAPEIISQTVEEVSELEATESAQISEEVEATESAQISEETNLSEPPQMIVERNIVIIAHESKKSELAEFVAQHQEFFSQSFTITWPSVGEVLHQQAGITISQQTPAPTSGGYQTIASLVGSGEILAVIFLRDLLQPQPGQANEEALLRLCTINQVLLATNVPTAEAIVHYLKQVVD from the coding sequence ATGAAAGTAAAAGTTAGCTATTCACCGACTTTAAGTGAAATCAATGAAGTTGACCTTACCATAGACACTACAACGAGGGGAGAATGGCTAGTAGGTCGTTCTCCTGATTCTGATTTAGTCTTGGAAAGTCCTGATGTCAGCCGACTACATGCTAAGTTCTTTGTCAAAAGTGGAACTTACTACTTTAGTGACCTTGGCAGTAGAAATGGCTCAATAGTAAATGGCAAACAAGCTGAAAAGGATCGACCATATATTTTGAATGATGGAGACGTGATCCGAATTGCAGATTATGTTCTGATTATGGAAGCGATCGCTCCTTTAGCAGAGCAATTACCAGAGACCGTCTTCAGAATTATAGATCCTTCTCTGTTTTCTCGGCCGCGATCGCCGGAAAATGTCAGCACTCCCAATGTTGCCAGTCCAGCCCCAGAGGTAGTCAGCGAAGTTATCACGCCAATTAGTAACGAAGTAGAAACACCAGAAATTAGCGAAATTTCAGAAGTTGCTTCTACTCAAACTGATGATGACATCCCAGCTGTTGAAGTCACCAGCCCTGAAAATATAGTTCAGCCACCAGAAGTTCTACACGATGTCCGTAATGATATTGTCGATTTGCGTACATTAGTTGTAGAAGAAGAAGTTACCCCAGATGTTGAGGAAGTAGAAGTTGCAGAAGTCAGCGAAGCCGAGCCTGATGAAGCAATAGCCACACCTGAAAATGTCATCGAGACTTCTGAGGAAGAAAGTACACCAAAACAAGCCCCTCACCACGAGGTTACAGATTTTGATGCAGAGTTGGAAGCAGCACTAGAGGCAGAAGTCACCTACGTCCAGCCTCGTGATATTCCTGACAATTTTGTTCCTCAAGCTATTGAGGAGCGCGATGCAGAATTGGAAGCAGCATTAGAGGCAGAAGTCACCTTCGTACAGCCGCGTGACATATTCAACCAAGTACCCCAAGAGAGTGCTGTTCCCCAAGCTACTCATGAAGAAGCAGTAAATTTGGATACGCCAGTTACAACAGAAGATACCCCAGATGTTGATGAAGTTGTGAGTGATGTGACGCCAGAAACGACTGAAGTTGTGAGTGATGTGACGCCAGAAACAACTGAAGTTGTGAGTGATGTAGACAGTCAACATCAAGATACATCGAGCGAAGTTCCAGAGGAAACTAGCGACGAATTAGTAAATTTAGATACGCCAGTTACAACAGAAGATACCGCAGATGTTGATGAAGTAGAAACTGATGAAACAGTCAGCGAAGTTCCTGAAGTCTTGACTCCTCCTGATGATAACCTTCCACAAGTTTTCAGTAATCAATACGTTGATTTGAGTGATACAACTACCGAAGAAGTCAATGTAAGTGAAGTCTCTGATGCAGGTGATATTGAATCTTTGGAGCCAGTAGAAAGTGAAGCTCCTGAAATCATCAGTCAAACTGTTGAAGAAGTTTCTGAACTAGAAGCAACTGAATCCGCTCAAATTTCAGAAGAAGTAGAAGCAACTGAATCCGCTCAAATTTCAGAAGAAACAAATTTAAGTGAGCCACCACAAATGATCGTTGAAAGAAACATAGTAATCATTGCTCACGAAAGCAAGAAATCAGAACTTGCTGAATTTGTTGCTCAGCATCAGGAATTTTTCTCACAGAGCTTTACAATTACCTGGCCATCTGTTGGCGAAGTTTTACATCAACAAGCGGGTATAACTATTAGTCAACAAACCCCCGCCCCAACTTCTGGAGGATATCAAACAATTGCTTCATTGGTTGGGTCAGGAGAAATTTTAGCAGTTATTTTCTTGAGAGATTTGCTGCAACCCCAGCCTGGTCAAGCAAATGAAGAAGCACTGCTGAGATTATGCACTATTAATCAAGTTCTACTGGCAACTAATGTACCAACCGCAGAGGCGATCGTGCATTATCTCAAGCAGGTAGTAGATTAG
- a CDS encoding phage tail assembly protein, with the protein MPNAQSPVPNPQSPIPNPQSPVPMPRKKDNLCTEFAFTLPRGLSDGENRVHRQGVMRLATAKDEILVQQERKVQENPTYGALVMLARVITRLGSLNSVSPELLEGLLLHDIAYLREFYNRINQQGDVHIPAQCPHCNTQFSVELELAGES; encoded by the coding sequence ATGCCCAATGCCCAATCCCCAGTCCCCAATCCCCAATCCCCAATCCCCAATCCCCAATCCCCAGTCCCTATGCCCCGTAAAAAGGATAATCTCTGCACTGAATTTGCTTTCACTCTTCCTAGAGGGTTGAGTGATGGTGAAAACCGAGTACATCGTCAAGGAGTGATGCGTTTAGCCACTGCTAAAGATGAAATTTTGGTGCAACAAGAGCGCAAAGTTCAAGAAAATCCAACTTACGGCGCATTAGTTATGCTTGCACGTGTCATCACTCGCTTGGGTAGTTTGAACTCTGTTAGCCCTGAATTACTCGAAGGACTGCTCCTACATGACATTGCCTATCTGCGAGAATTTTACAATCGAATTAACCAGCAAGGTGATGTACATATTCCGGCACAATGTCCCCACTGCAATACTCAATTTTCAGTGGAGCTAGAACTGGCGGGGGAGTCATAA
- a CDS encoding DUF6760 family protein, with protein sequence MSPLQYSIFSGARTGGGVISYPSDSLYEEVAFIAYHFHWSQNDILNLEHTTRQRWVAEINKINQKLI encoded by the coding sequence ATGTCCCCACTGCAATACTCAATTTTCAGTGGAGCTAGAACTGGCGGGGGAGTCATAAGCTACCCCTCTGATAGTTTATATGAGGAGGTAGCTTTTATTGCTTATCATTTTCATTGGTCACAAAATGATATTTTAAATTTAGAACATACTACCCGTCAGCGTTGGGTAGCCGAAATCAATAAAATTAACCAAAAATTAATATGA
- a CDS encoding CHASE2 domain-containing serine/threonine-protein kinase → MFAKFKSLLRQPVIFSSAIATVLLVGIQKLGVFDPLEMRVYDQMMQLRPDPGPDSRLLIVALTEKDLQKWTWPLSGELLDRLLGKLEEYEPRAIGLDIFRDLPVQPGHDKLLQRLQQSDIIIPICKHSGFKNPGTAPPQGVEPERVGFSDVVEDTDSIIRRNLLLASSEESDPCQSTYSFSLQLALKYLEVGGIQPEFTPNKELKLRNIVFKPLQSNAGGYQKADTSGYQILLNYRSGHQIAQQVTITELLAGQVKPDLVKGRIVLIGSTANSLNDIFNTPFTSGKSDNSGKMAGIEIHAHSVSQILSVVLNQQPLFWFIPEWGKVLWIWGWAIVGGLLVWRIQHPLALGLAGATALAVLFGGNFIIFTQAGWLPVIPPMLGLVLTGGSVLAYTAYQTKQEQKEITQRVQEHQQLIIELQALLRQRGDASNEAPTVIADSIGQEIAVGTLLNSRYRITERLGSGGFSNTYLAEDIKRPGNPECVVKQLRPPRQDTEYLNVVRRLFDAEAEILEILGKHPQIPQLLAFFEENRQFSLVQEFVRGHAMDKELTSGTRLKQTQVVEILKEVLHVLVFVHSYGVIHRDIKPSNLIRRESDRHIVLIDFGAVKQIHPQQQENQTISIGTPSYAPSEQMSGLPKLNSDIYALGIMGIQALTGVDPRVFRRDTNTGEVIIQTEPDGNTEVWHSWRELAEVTNELVIILNKMVHFDFTQRYQSAADVLKIIESL, encoded by the coding sequence ATGTTTGCCAAGTTCAAAAGTTTACTGAGACAGCCAGTTATTTTTTCAAGTGCGATCGCCACAGTTTTACTAGTAGGTATTCAAAAACTTGGGGTTTTCGACCCTCTGGAAATGAGAGTCTACGACCAGATGATGCAATTACGCCCCGATCCAGGCCCAGACTCTCGTCTGTTGATTGTTGCTTTAACTGAAAAGGATCTCCAAAAATGGACTTGGCCGCTTTCCGGTGAACTTCTAGATCGACTGTTGGGCAAACTTGAGGAATACGAACCGCGAGCCATTGGTCTAGATATTTTTCGTGATTTACCAGTGCAGCCTGGCCACGACAAACTACTACAACGCCTACAACAGAGCGATATTATCATTCCCATCTGCAAACATTCTGGTTTTAAAAACCCGGGAACTGCTCCCCCTCAAGGGGTTGAACCAGAGCGAGTGGGATTTAGTGATGTTGTAGAAGATACTGATTCTATAATTCGGCGCAATTTATTATTAGCAAGTTCAGAGGAATCTGACCCTTGCCAAAGTACATATTCCTTTAGTTTACAGCTAGCACTCAAATATTTAGAAGTTGGTGGCATCCAACCAGAATTTACCCCAAATAAAGAATTAAAATTACGAAATATTGTATTTAAACCCCTGCAAAGTAATGCTGGCGGGTATCAAAAAGCTGATACAAGCGGTTACCAAATCCTGCTTAACTACCGTTCTGGCCATCAAATTGCCCAGCAGGTAACAATTACAGAACTGCTTGCAGGCCAAGTTAAACCAGATTTGGTTAAAGGCCGTATCGTTTTAATTGGTTCCACAGCAAATAGTTTAAATGACATTTTTAATACGCCCTTTACTAGTGGTAAATCAGATAATTCTGGCAAGATGGCAGGAATTGAAATTCATGCCCACAGTGTCAGTCAAATTCTCAGTGTTGTTCTTAACCAACAGCCTCTGTTTTGGTTTATCCCTGAGTGGGGTAAAGTTCTGTGGATATGGGGATGGGCGATAGTTGGTGGCTTATTGGTGTGGCGAATTCAGCATCCTCTAGCTTTAGGATTGGCAGGAGCAACAGCCCTGGCGGTATTATTTGGAGGTAATTTTATCATCTTTACTCAAGCTGGATGGTTACCAGTAATACCTCCGATGTTGGGGTTAGTATTGACTGGCGGGAGTGTCCTTGCCTATACCGCTTATCAAACCAAACAAGAGCAAAAAGAAATTACACAACGAGTTCAAGAACACCAACAATTAATTATCGAATTACAAGCTCTTTTACGGCAACGCGGTGATGCTTCCAATGAAGCGCCAACAGTAATTGCGGATTCTATCGGGCAAGAAATTGCAGTCGGCACTCTACTAAACAGCCGCTACAGAATTACTGAACGCTTGGGTTCTGGAGGATTTAGTAATACTTATTTGGCTGAGGATATCAAGCGCCCTGGTAACCCAGAATGTGTAGTTAAACAATTGCGACCTCCCCGCCAAGATACAGAATATTTAAATGTTGTCAGACGCTTATTTGATGCTGAAGCAGAAATTTTAGAAATTTTGGGTAAGCATCCACAAATTCCCCAACTGTTAGCTTTTTTTGAAGAAAATCGCCAATTTTCTTTAGTACAAGAATTTGTCCGGGGGCACGCTATGGACAAAGAGCTAACCTCTGGTACACGACTCAAACAAACTCAAGTTGTGGAGATACTCAAAGAAGTTTTACACGTGCTTGTTTTTGTTCACAGCTATGGTGTAATTCATCGAGATATCAAGCCTAGTAATTTGATTAGACGAGAATCAGATCGGCATATTGTTTTAATTGACTTTGGCGCTGTTAAGCAAATTCACCCCCAACAACAAGAAAATCAAACTATTTCAATTGGTACTCCCAGTTATGCACCTTCTGAGCAAATGAGTGGATTGCCAAAACTAAACAGCGATATTTATGCATTGGGAATTATGGGTATACAAGCTTTAACTGGAGTAGACCCAAGAGTATTTCGCAGAGATACAAATACTGGTGAAGTAATTATTCAAACTGAACCTGACGGGAATACAGAGGTTTGGCACAGTTGGCGCGAATTAGCTGAGGTGACAAACGAGTTAGTTATTATCTTAAATAAAATGGTACATTTCGATTTTACTCAACGATATCAGTCAGCAGCAGACGTGCTAAAAATTATCGAAAGTCTCTAA